Proteins encoded within one genomic window of Micromonospora halotolerans:
- a CDS encoding glycoside hydrolase family 3 protein — MGRVSISPRRTCVALAALTALLVSGCSGEPERPRPTPSSPAPVPSSAAPAPTGADPAARAAALVATLSDEDLVGQVLMPYAYGSSATKVSPGSAAGNRALAGVDTPAEMVAKYRLGGLILVGFSADDPTSGNQETTNVDNPKQVRALTDGLRAAAGRLPAGPAPFLIGTDQEYGVVTRITDGVTLLPSPLAAGAAGNPALTEAAWRAAGAELAAMGVNLDFAPVADVLATRSTVIGSRSFGADPTTASAQVAGAVRGLQAEGVGAAVKHFPGHGLTAADSHTDLPVVGQSRAVLDRTAFPPFHAGIDAGAMAVMSAHLDVKAVDPGTPATFSHKLLTDVLRGQLGFQGVVITDGMNMAPAKRWSPGEAAVRALNAGNDLILMTPNVGQAYDGLRAALKDGSLPRTRLVEAVTRVLTMKFKLADRPAPALSTLDSPEHRKAAADLAAAAVTMLRGRCGSPVAGPVTVTSAKGRDGTRAALTAALTAAGVKVVPSGGTVVHLVGYGDGSADLNADADVTVAMDTPYVLAGAKSPTLLATYSSTRTSMTALAAVLAGKARPTGHSPVKVSGLPATTCGT, encoded by the coding sequence GTGGGGCGCGTGTCGATTTCCCCGCGCCGCACCTGCGTCGCGCTCGCCGCACTGACCGCGCTGCTCGTCTCCGGGTGTTCGGGTGAGCCCGAACGGCCCCGACCGACCCCGTCGAGCCCGGCGCCGGTCCCGTCGTCGGCCGCCCCCGCCCCGACCGGCGCCGACCCGGCCGCCCGGGCGGCCGCCCTGGTGGCGACGCTCTCCGACGAGGATCTCGTCGGCCAGGTGCTGATGCCCTACGCGTACGGCAGCTCGGCGACGAAGGTCTCGCCCGGGTCGGCGGCCGGCAACCGGGCCCTGGCCGGGGTCGACACCCCCGCGGAGATGGTCGCGAAGTACCGCCTCGGCGGGCTCATCCTGGTCGGCTTCAGCGCCGACGACCCCACCTCGGGCAACCAGGAGACCACCAACGTCGACAACCCGAAGCAGGTCCGCGCGCTGACCGACGGGCTGCGCGCGGCCGCCGGCCGGCTGCCCGCCGGGCCCGCCCCCTTCCTGATCGGCACCGACCAGGAGTACGGCGTGGTCACCCGGATCACCGACGGGGTGACCCTGCTGCCCAGCCCGCTCGCCGCCGGCGCCGCCGGCAACCCGGCGCTCACCGAGGCCGCCTGGCGGGCCGCCGGCGCCGAGCTGGCCGCCATGGGCGTCAACCTGGACTTCGCCCCGGTCGCCGACGTGCTGGCCACCCGCAGCACGGTGATCGGCTCCCGCTCCTTCGGCGCCGACCCGACGACCGCCTCGGCGCAGGTGGCCGGCGCGGTCCGGGGGTTGCAGGCCGAGGGCGTCGGTGCCGCCGTCAAGCACTTCCCCGGGCACGGGCTGACCGCCGCCGACTCGCACACCGACCTCCCGGTGGTCGGGCAGTCCCGCGCCGTGCTGGACCGCACCGCGTTCCCGCCGTTCCACGCCGGGATCGACGCCGGCGCCATGGCGGTGATGTCCGCCCACCTGGACGTCAAGGCGGTCGACCCGGGCACACCGGCCACGTTCTCCCACAAGCTCCTCACCGACGTGCTCCGCGGCCAGCTCGGCTTCCAGGGCGTGGTGATCACCGACGGGATGAACATGGCGCCGGCCAAGCGGTGGTCGCCCGGCGAGGCCGCGGTCCGCGCGCTGAACGCCGGCAACGACCTCATCCTCATGACCCCGAACGTGGGCCAGGCGTACGACGGGCTGCGTGCCGCGCTCAAGGACGGCTCGCTGCCCCGGACCCGGCTCGTGGAGGCGGTCACCCGGGTGCTGACCATGAAGTTCAAGCTGGCCGACCGGCCGGCGCCGGCGCTGTCGACGCTGGACAGCCCCGAGCACCGGAAGGCCGCCGCCGACCTGGCCGCCGCCGCGGTGACCATGCTGCGCGGCCGGTGCGGCAGCCCGGTGGCCGGCCCGGTCACCGTCACCTCCGCCAAGGGACGGGACGGCACCCGGGCCGCGCTGACCGCCGCGCTCACCGCCGCCGGGGTGAAGGTCGTGCCCAGCGGCGGCACGGTCGTGCACCTCGTCGGGTACGGCGACGGGAGCGCGGACCTGAACGCCGACGCGGACGTGACGGTGGCCATGGACACCCCGTACGTGCTGGCCGGGGCGAAGTCACCGACCCTGCTGGCCACCTACTCGTCCACCCGGACGTCGATGACCGCGCTGGCCGCGGTGCTCGCCGGCAAGGCCCGCCCGACCGGCCACTCGCCGGTGAAGGTGTCCGGCCTGCCCGCCACCACCTGCGGCACCTGA
- a CDS encoding glycosyltransferase family 2 protein — MTAPQPALSVVVPMFNEEAVLPLFAVRLRGVLDGLGEAYEVVAVDDGSTDATGAALAALRVGWPELRVLRLRRNSGHQVALHAGLLRARGAYVVSIDADLQDPPEVIVELLCRARADGVDVVYAVRADRSRDTRFKRWSAGGYYRLVRRLVGEQVPAQAGDFRLLGRAAVEALRELPERSPVLRLVVPWLGFPSAEVTYERQERAAGRTKYPLSRMAGLAAESVTSFSAAPLRVATWLGLVGVAVCGVLVVAALLAWFAGATVTGWPSLYVAILFLGAVQLLCLGLLGEYVARIYTAVQGRPAYLVAGDSAAAGPAHPDPAELADSLR; from the coding sequence GTGACCGCGCCGCAGCCGGCCCTGTCCGTCGTGGTGCCGATGTTCAACGAGGAGGCCGTCCTCCCGCTGTTCGCCGTCCGGCTGCGCGGCGTGCTTGACGGGCTCGGCGAGGCGTACGAGGTGGTGGCCGTCGACGACGGCAGCACCGACGCCACCGGCGCGGCGCTGGCCGCGCTGCGGGTCGGCTGGCCCGAGCTGCGGGTGCTCCGGTTGCGCCGCAACAGCGGGCACCAGGTCGCCCTGCACGCCGGCCTGCTCCGCGCCCGGGGCGCGTACGTGGTCAGCATCGACGCCGACCTCCAGGACCCGCCCGAGGTGATCGTCGAGCTGCTGTGCCGGGCCCGCGCCGACGGCGTGGACGTGGTCTACGCCGTGCGGGCCGACCGCAGCCGGGACACCCGGTTCAAGCGGTGGAGCGCGGGCGGGTACTACCGCCTGGTCCGGCGGCTGGTCGGCGAGCAGGTCCCCGCCCAGGCCGGCGACTTCCGGCTGCTCGGCCGGGCCGCCGTGGAGGCGCTGCGGGAGCTGCCCGAGCGCAGCCCGGTGCTCCGGCTGGTGGTGCCCTGGCTCGGCTTCCCCAGCGCCGAGGTGACCTACGAGCGGCAGGAACGCGCCGCCGGCCGCACGAAGTACCCGCTGTCCCGGATGGCCGGGCTGGCCGCCGAGAGCGTCACCAGCTTCTCCGCCGCGCCCCTGCGGGTGGCCACCTGGCTGGGCCTGGTGGGCGTGGCGGTCTGCGGGGTGCTGGTGGTGGCGGCGCTGCTGGCCTGGTTCGCCGGCGCCACGGTCACCGGCTGGCCCTCGCTCTACGTGGCGATCCTCTTCCTCGGCGCCGTGCAGCTGCTCTGCCTCGGCCTGCTCGGCGAGTACGTGGCCCGGATCTACACGGCCGTGCAGGGCCGGCCCGCGTACCTGGTGGCCGGCGACAGCGCCGCCGCCGGGCCGGCCCACCCGGACCCCGCCGAGCTGGCCGACAGCCTGCGGTGA